A DNA window from Luteolibacter luteus contains the following coding sequences:
- a CDS encoding carbon starvation CstA family protein — MKPLLKILLWIAVSLLGALAVGVAAFQRNEPVNALWLVVAGVCTFAVSYRFYSAWLVAKVLTIDDRRAPAAVTCSDGKDFVPTPKWVVFGHHFAAIAGPGPLVGPVLAAQFGYLPGTLWILVGATLGGGVHDAVVLFASMRRDGKSLGQMLKEEINPVVGMIAMLSLLAIMTIILAVLGLVVVNALADSPWGLFTIACTIPLAMVMGVAIKSGKASVTATSIFGVFGLLAAVAGGQYLTPEMKAALTLKKTELSWILMIYGFAAAVLPVWLLLAPRDYLSTFMKLGTVAILAVFIILLNPPLHMPAVTPFIDGSGFVVAAPVFPFVCITIACGAVSGFHALISSGTTPKLLAREKDIRLVGYGSMVVEMLVALMAIIAACALQPGQYFAINSPVDPTNIPAVEAQIAKINSYGPEYAVTRAEMEQLAHDLGEPHIIGKVGGAPTFAVGMAHMFAKVIPGQTAISLWYHFAIMFEALFILTTLDAGTRVGRFILQDLLGQIVPKMRDTGSWGANVTATFLLVSAWGYFMYQGAIDPEGIAKSLWPIFGIANQLLAVIAFCLGTTILIKMGKARYAWCTFVPMVFLTAVTFTAGIMKIWSPKAAGFIPSIRKLEAAIAGGLEGAALEKAKTALLNAKVDVGITAMFLVFVAAIVIGCSREWWLLLRKEKKAVLHESEYVALAE; from the coding sequence ATGAAACCCTTGCTGAAAATCTTGCTTTGGATCGCCGTCTCCTTGCTAGGGGCTCTGGCGGTCGGAGTAGCCGCCTTTCAACGGAATGAGCCGGTGAACGCCCTGTGGCTGGTAGTGGCCGGGGTTTGCACCTTCGCGGTGTCCTACCGCTTTTATTCAGCTTGGCTGGTGGCCAAGGTACTCACCATCGACGACCGCAGGGCACCGGCAGCGGTGACCTGTAGCGACGGGAAGGATTTCGTGCCGACCCCGAAGTGGGTGGTCTTCGGCCACCATTTCGCCGCGATTGCCGGGCCAGGCCCCTTGGTCGGACCGGTGCTGGCCGCTCAATTCGGGTATCTGCCCGGCACCCTTTGGATTCTCGTCGGTGCGACCTTGGGAGGAGGTGTCCACGACGCAGTGGTCCTCTTTGCGTCGATGCGCCGGGACGGCAAGTCCCTCGGCCAAATGCTCAAGGAGGAGATCAATCCGGTCGTGGGGATGATCGCGATGCTAAGCTTGCTCGCGATCATGACGATCATCCTCGCGGTGCTTGGATTGGTGGTGGTAAACGCGCTGGCCGACAGTCCTTGGGGACTCTTCACGATCGCCTGCACCATTCCCCTGGCGATGGTCATGGGAGTGGCGATCAAGAGCGGGAAGGCCAGCGTTACCGCTACCTCGATTTTTGGTGTTTTTGGCCTGCTCGCCGCGGTAGCGGGAGGGCAATACCTGACCCCGGAGATGAAGGCGGCCCTCACGCTCAAGAAGACGGAGCTCTCTTGGATCCTCATGATCTACGGTTTCGCCGCAGCAGTCCTGCCGGTCTGGCTGTTGCTTGCTCCGCGTGACTATCTGAGCACCTTCATGAAGCTCGGCACGGTGGCGATCCTCGCGGTCTTCATTATTCTTTTGAACCCTCCGCTGCACATGCCGGCAGTCACGCCTTTCATCGATGGCAGCGGCTTCGTGGTGGCGGCTCCGGTATTTCCCTTCGTCTGCATCACCATCGCCTGTGGGGCCGTCAGCGGCTTTCACGCGCTGATCTCCTCCGGGACCACGCCAAAGTTGCTGGCACGGGAAAAGGACATTCGCCTCGTTGGCTACGGCTCCATGGTGGTGGAGATGCTGGTGGCACTCATGGCGATCATCGCAGCCTGCGCGCTGCAGCCGGGTCAGTATTTCGCGATCAATTCGCCGGTGGATCCCACCAACATCCCGGCCGTCGAGGCCCAGATTGCGAAGATCAATTCCTATGGACCGGAGTATGCGGTGACCCGCGCGGAAATGGAGCAACTGGCCCACGACCTCGGTGAGCCGCACATCATCGGGAAAGTCGGGGGCGCTCCGACCTTTGCGGTCGGCATGGCTCACATGTTCGCGAAGGTGATACCCGGCCAGACCGCCATCTCGCTGTGGTACCACTTCGCCATCATGTTCGAGGCGCTCTTCATCCTGACGACGCTGGATGCGGGGACGAGGGTCGGACGCTTCATTCTCCAGGATCTGCTAGGACAGATCGTGCCGAAGATGCGCGATACCGGTTCGTGGGGGGCCAATGTCACCGCCACCTTCCTGCTGGTCTCCGCCTGGGGGTACTTCATGTACCAAGGTGCGATCGATCCCGAGGGCATCGCGAAAAGCCTGTGGCCGATCTTTGGCATCGCGAACCAGCTGCTTGCAGTGATCGCGTTCTGCCTCGGCACCACCATCCTCATCAAGATGGGCAAGGCACGTTATGCATGGTGTACTTTTGTTCCGATGGTGTTCCTGACGGCAGTCACCTTCACGGCGGGAATCATGAAGATCTGGTCGCCGAAAGCCGCCGGCTTCATCCCGAGCATCCGGAAGCTGGAGGCCGCGATTGCCGGAGGTCTCGAGGGTGCCGCTCTGGAGAAAGCGAAGACCGCACTGCTCAATGCGAAGGTAGATGTGGGCATCACCGCGATGTTCCTCGTCTTCGTGGCCGCCATCGTGATCGGCTGCAGCCGGGAATGGTGGCTGCTGCTGCGAAAGGAGAAGAAGGCAGTGCTTCACGAAAGCGAATACGTCGCGCTCGCGGAGTGA
- a CDS encoding helix-turn-helix transcriptional regulator, with product MNPVLRGQDSAMVDSYLPMNGSPNRQSSLSEEDVRAIVRLLGRVIASSGDIDAKRRILMEGLCDLVKAESWVWCMAEYEPDRAPSFVGMVHGGFDDSRFARFVEAMNHPAIADVTRSSTLELQAKGTHLTRTLRQMDPDCLLKSSSAAPYWVKANIGTLMVSHRPMAEGGISTIGVYRQVRAPHFDDRETRIAHILLSEVPWLHFRAFPDQGNQEIARLYPRHRTILNLLCEGWNRKKIADHLELSINTVHGYVKAIFLHFGVHSQAELISRFTKGDGGDL from the coding sequence ATGAATCCCGTTCTCCGTGGTCAGGATTCGGCCATGGTAGATTCATACCTCCCCATGAATGGCTCCCCGAACCGGCAATCTTCTCTTTCCGAAGAGGATGTGCGGGCGATCGTACGTCTCTTGGGGAGGGTGATCGCCTCTAGTGGCGACATTGATGCCAAACGGCGGATCCTGATGGAGGGTCTCTGCGATCTGGTCAAAGCCGAGTCATGGGTCTGGTGCATGGCCGAGTATGAACCGGACCGGGCTCCTTCCTTCGTGGGGATGGTTCATGGCGGCTTCGATGACAGCCGCTTCGCGCGTTTTGTGGAGGCGATGAACCACCCTGCGATCGCAGACGTCACGCGGTCTTCCACCTTGGAACTCCAAGCCAAAGGCACGCACCTGACCCGCACGCTGCGCCAGATGGATCCGGACTGCCTGCTGAAAAGCTCTTCCGCGGCTCCCTATTGGGTGAAGGCAAACATCGGAACCCTGATGGTTTCCCACCGCCCGATGGCCGAAGGGGGAATCAGCACCATCGGTGTTTATCGCCAAGTCAGAGCCCCTCATTTCGACGATAGGGAAACCCGGATCGCACACATCCTGCTTTCGGAGGTGCCGTGGCTGCACTTCAGAGCCTTTCCCGATCAAGGCAACCAGGAAATCGCCCGGCTTTATCCCCGTCACCGCACGATCCTGAATCTGCTCTGCGAGGGCTGGAACCGGAAGAAAATCGCCGATCATCTGGAACTCTCCATCAATACGGTCCATGGCTACGTGAAGGCCATTTTCCTACACTTCGGCGTCCATTCGCAGGCCGAGCTCATCTCCCGTTTCACCAAGGGAGATGGAGGTGACCTTTAG
- a CDS encoding helix-turn-helix transcriptional regulator codes for MESSPVSEADVREIVRILGEVAAMRPDPEAQRSFLMKELARLIGADAWVWAVAPFLEPDKKPVYVCRQTGGFDDERMSRYLVALDHPDTGVMTGPLAEALIREGAQVTRRVDQIVPLERYLNSPAWPYWQAADIGPIILTLHPLPGKGISCIGFYRSANAPMFSPRDSRIAHILLSEVPILHEAGLPLEAAGKTPVLPPRCRLILNHLVTGLSRKGIAHHLGLSINTVNDYIKLIFKHFDAHSQAELVSRFHRGDGRDTPDLGSREISLNPYGSPAVETGLAGP; via the coding sequence ATGGAGAGTTCACCCGTCAGCGAGGCCGATGTCAGGGAGATCGTGAGGATCCTCGGCGAAGTGGCGGCGATGCGTCCGGATCCCGAGGCCCAGCGAAGCTTCCTGATGAAGGAACTGGCCCGCCTGATCGGCGCGGATGCCTGGGTCTGGGCCGTGGCACCTTTCCTGGAGCCGGACAAGAAGCCGGTCTATGTCTGCCGGCAAACGGGCGGTTTCGACGACGAGCGGATGTCCCGCTATCTCGTCGCGCTCGACCATCCGGATACCGGAGTAATGACCGGACCATTGGCGGAAGCGCTCATCCGCGAGGGAGCCCAAGTCACGCGCCGGGTGGATCAGATCGTGCCACTTGAGCGTTACCTCAATTCTCCTGCCTGGCCTTACTGGCAAGCGGCAGACATCGGGCCGATCATTCTCACCCTTCATCCCTTGCCCGGGAAAGGGATCAGCTGCATCGGGTTCTATCGTTCTGCCAATGCCCCGATGTTCTCCCCGCGAGACTCGCGGATCGCGCACATTTTGCTCTCGGAGGTTCCGATTCTCCATGAAGCGGGGCTTCCCCTCGAAGCGGCTGGTAAAACGCCGGTTCTCCCGCCCCGCTGCCGACTGATCCTCAATCATTTGGTGACGGGATTGTCACGAAAGGGGATCGCCCACCACCTTGGCCTCAGCATTAACACCGTGAATGACTACATCAAATTGATTTTCAAACACTTTGATGCCCATTCCCAAGCCGAACTGGTGTCCCGCTTTCACCGGGGCGACGGGAGGGACACCCCGGATTTGGGGAGTCGCGAAATTTCGTTAAATCCCTATGGTTCTCCAGCCGTGGAAACCGGTCTGGCGGGTCCCTGA
- the coaD gene encoding pantetheine-phosphate adenylyltransferase: MRTAVYAGSFDPPTNGHLWMIQRGLELFDRLIVAIGSNPAKSYTFTVDERLELLRASIPSAERLTIAHFDNRYLVHYAREQDAKFILRGIRGPNDYEYERVMRHINADLAPNITTTFLMPPRDIAEVSSSMVMGLVGPTGWEDQVRRYVPVPVFEALEKRSAR; encoded by the coding sequence ATGCGCACCGCGGTTTACGCCGGCTCCTTCGATCCGCCGACCAATGGTCACCTGTGGATGATCCAGCGGGGACTCGAACTTTTCGACCGCCTGATCGTCGCGATCGGTAGCAATCCCGCGAAGAGCTACACCTTCACCGTGGATGAGCGCTTGGAGCTGCTGCGCGCCTCGATTCCCTCTGCGGAGCGCCTCACCATCGCCCACTTCGACAATCGTTACCTCGTCCACTACGCGCGCGAGCAGGATGCCAAGTTTATCCTCCGGGGCATCCGCGGACCCAACGACTACGAGTACGAGCGCGTCATGCGGCACATCAATGCGGACTTGGCCCCGAACATCACCACGACCTTCCTGATGCCACCGCGCGATATCGCGGAAGTATCTTCCAGCATGGTCATGGGCCTCGTCGGTCCCACCGGTTGGGAAGATCAGGTCCGGCGTTACGTTCCGGTCCCGGTGTTCGAGGCGCTGGAAAAGCGTTCCGCGCGCTAG
- a CDS encoding endonuclease/exonuclease/phosphatase family protein: protein MIRLLVSLLAMASSFAAEPVPIRIVAANLTSDNRQTYSPDNGNHSNPEGAGARILKALKPDLVLIQEFNTTIPPRQWVNDAFGKEFHFAKEETKGIPNGVISRFPIAASGIWDDPVLDNREFFWAQVRIPEQRNLWAISVHLHAKNATSRLKQTMALMKAIQEKVPKGDLIVLGGDLNTRGVAEPCFAEMAKAFMLSKEPPHDGMGNIFTNKPRNRPYDWVLASPALDAHEVPVKLADKEFADGLVFDTRVFEPLDQVPPAQEGDSGLQQMQHMVVVRDFRLPMK from the coding sequence GTGATCCGATTGCTGGTTTCCCTGCTCGCGATGGCGAGCTCCTTCGCGGCCGAGCCGGTGCCGATCCGCATCGTGGCGGCCAACCTGACCTCCGACAACAGGCAGACCTACTCGCCGGACAACGGGAACCACAGCAATCCGGAAGGAGCAGGTGCTCGCATCCTGAAGGCCCTAAAGCCGGATCTGGTGCTCATCCAAGAGTTCAACACCACCATCCCGCCGCGGCAGTGGGTAAACGACGCCTTTGGCAAGGAGTTCCACTTTGCGAAGGAAGAAACCAAGGGAATCCCGAACGGCGTGATCAGCCGCTTTCCGATCGCCGCCTCCGGCATCTGGGATGATCCGGTGTTAGACAACCGCGAGTTCTTCTGGGCGCAGGTTCGGATTCCGGAACAGCGGAACTTGTGGGCGATCAGCGTTCACCTCCATGCGAAGAACGCGACCTCGCGGCTCAAGCAGACGATGGCGCTGATGAAGGCGATCCAAGAGAAGGTTCCGAAGGGTGACCTGATCGTGCTCGGCGGAGACCTCAATACCCGGGGCGTGGCCGAGCCTTGCTTTGCGGAGATGGCGAAAGCATTCATGCTATCAAAGGAGCCACCCCATGACGGGATGGGAAACATCTTCACGAACAAGCCGCGCAACCGGCCCTATGACTGGGTGCTCGCCAGCCCTGCGCTCGATGCCCATGAGGTGCCGGTGAAACTAGCGGACAAGGAGTTCGCGGACGGATTGGTCTTTGATACGCGGGTCTTCGAGCCCCTGGACCAAGTACCCCCGGCACAGGAGGGCGACAGCGGCCTGCAGCAGATGCAACACATGGTGGTGGTCCGGGACTTTCGCTTGCCGATGAAGTGA